From the genome of Pyxidicoccus trucidator, one region includes:
- a CDS encoding NFACT RNA binding domain-containing protein: MSLRPVELQQVVAEVGAGLTGAVAQKAWCPLPRLAYVELRVPGRSVVLCLCAEGDLARVSVAEERFPTPGEPAPFQRWLRHELTGFKLQAARYLEAERVVELDFEREDARRRLVLELSSPGGLLILSDSGRVLMHSGEGFAQRRNLYPGAAWTPPEPLPPDALAKAKGAVSRLVPVEGEDLPFARAAERLLGARDKTSRAETIRRRLAQPYRARLKRSSRTLEKVRVEASRGPDAEKHRELGELLAQNLYRLKRGVTEATLTAYTEEGTREVTVTLDPKRTPKEEADWHFHQYRRLLRGVEQARHREAELAREVSLAESALAQIERMDESLLLSQAEILQLPTAGEAAQEGRPFKEYVGHGGARIWVGRGSEDNDTLTFKVARPWHLWLHARGVPGSHVVLPLEKGQEVAQEVLLDAAHLALHHSGAKGEPRGEVSYVQVKFVRKVKGGGHGQVSFTREKTFVVRMEPERLERLLKSRHAEAPAS; encoded by the coding sequence GTGTCGCTGCGTCCCGTGGAGCTGCAGCAGGTGGTGGCGGAGGTGGGAGCAGGCCTCACCGGCGCCGTGGCCCAGAAGGCGTGGTGCCCGCTCCCCCGGCTGGCGTACGTAGAGCTGCGAGTGCCTGGTCGCTCGGTGGTGCTGTGCCTGTGCGCGGAGGGAGACCTGGCGCGGGTGTCGGTGGCGGAGGAGCGCTTCCCCACCCCGGGTGAGCCCGCCCCCTTCCAGCGGTGGCTGCGGCACGAGCTGACCGGCTTCAAGCTCCAGGCGGCCCGCTACCTCGAGGCGGAGCGGGTGGTGGAGCTCGACTTCGAGCGCGAGGACGCGCGCCGCCGCCTCGTGCTGGAGCTGAGCAGTCCGGGCGGGCTGCTCATCCTGAGCGACAGCGGCCGGGTGCTGATGCACTCCGGAGAGGGCTTCGCGCAGCGCCGCAACCTCTATCCGGGCGCGGCCTGGACGCCCCCGGAGCCGCTGCCGCCCGACGCGCTCGCCAAGGCGAAGGGCGCCGTCTCGCGCCTCGTGCCCGTCGAGGGCGAGGACCTTCCCTTCGCCCGCGCCGCGGAGCGCCTGCTGGGCGCACGGGACAAGACGAGCCGCGCGGAGACCATCCGCCGCCGGCTGGCGCAGCCGTACCGCGCGCGCCTCAAGCGCTCCTCGCGCACGCTGGAGAAGGTGCGCGTCGAGGCCTCGCGGGGGCCGGACGCGGAGAAGCACCGCGAGCTGGGCGAGCTGCTGGCGCAGAACCTCTACCGCCTCAAGCGCGGCGTCACCGAGGCCACGCTCACCGCCTATACGGAGGAGGGCACCCGGGAGGTGACGGTGACGCTGGACCCCAAGCGCACGCCGAAGGAGGAGGCGGACTGGCACTTCCACCAGTACCGGCGGCTCCTGCGCGGCGTGGAGCAGGCGCGCCACCGCGAGGCGGAGCTGGCGCGCGAGGTGTCGCTGGCGGAGAGCGCGCTCGCCCAGATTGAGCGGATGGACGAGTCCCTGCTGCTGTCGCAGGCGGAGATTCTCCAGCTCCCCACGGCCGGCGAGGCCGCGCAGGAGGGCCGTCCCTTCAAGGAGTACGTGGGCCACGGCGGGGCGCGCATCTGGGTGGGGCGGGGCTCGGAGGACAACGACACGCTCACCTTCAAGGTGGCGCGGCCGTGGCACCTGTGGCTGCACGCGCGCGGCGTGCCGGGCAGCCACGTGGTGCTCCCGCTCGAGAAGGGCCAGGAGGTGGCGCAGGAAGTCCTGCTGGACGCGGCGCACCTCGCGCTGCACCACTCGGGCGCCAAGGGCGAGCCGCGCGGCGAGGTGAGCTACGTGCAGGTGAAGTTCGTGCGCAAGGTGAAGGGCGGCGGGCACGGGCAGGTGAGCTTCACGCGCGAGAAGACCTTCGTGGTGCGCATGGAGCCGGAGCGGCTGGAGCGGCTGCTCAAGTCGCGCCACGCGGAGGCTCCCGCGTCCTGA